In one window of Bacteroidota bacterium DNA:
- a CDS encoding 3-oxoacyl-ACP synthase, giving the protein MNRKIEIYNCCKNYIEQRIASIQMAVDDARAAANEETKSSMGDKYETTRAMMHFEQEKLGTQMKEANKLQDILLKINPELTQKKAGTGSLVITDIGYYYIAIGAGKFEIDGIIYFAVSLTAPLAQQMMGKVAGDKVNFNGRVYNIVEVL; this is encoded by the coding sequence ATGAACCGTAAAATAGAAATATATAATTGTTGCAAAAACTATATTGAGCAACGTATTGCATCCATTCAAATGGCTGTGGATGATGCACGTGCAGCCGCTAACGAGGAAACCAAAAGCTCGATGGGAGATAAGTACGAAACCACTAGGGCTATGATGCATTTTGAACAAGAAAAACTTGGTACACAAATGAAGGAAGCCAATAAATTGCAAGATATATTATTGAAAATTAATCCCGAACTCACTCAGAAAAAAGCAGGAACTGGAAGTTTGGTGATAACAGATATCGGCTACTATTATATAGCGATCGGTGCTGGAAAATTTGAAATTGATGGTATTATTTATTTTGCAGTTTCACTCACAGCACCACTTGCTCAGCAGATGATGGGCAAGGTAGCGGGCGATAAAGTAAATTTTAATGGGCGTGTATATAATATTGTAGAAGTATTATAA
- a CDS encoding DUF4352 domain-containing protein produces MKKITLIFFLALVFMASHYTMGQQVKPTKPKPAATPGPKVAAKPKPIAAKPSAAAKPAGQAEHKQARTEVGVTGMSSNFGACASITLKNATLDFWPTNSTNLENPKKTKKQFVRLEIDILSNCEEAYNYNYTSFRMKCSDGSIVMTSVHLDISRVPDQKTEIHELAKGQTLTTALYFEVPETETVNSLSFIVNGYDAAGVGIAMELKLVK; encoded by the coding sequence ATGAAAAAAATCACCTTAATATTTTTCTTGGCACTCGTGTTTATGGCAAGCCACTACACCATGGGGCAGCAGGTTAAGCCTACTAAGCCCAAGCCCGCTGCTACACCTGGCCCTAAAGTAGCTGCAAAACCTAAACCCATTGCAGCAAAACCTTCGGCTGCTGCAAAACCAGCAGGTCAGGCTGAGCACAAACAAGCAAGAACAGAGGTGGGCGTAACAGGCATGTCATCCAATTTTGGTGCATGTGCCAGTATCACTTTGAAAAATGCTACCCTCGATTTTTGGCCAACGAACAGTACAAATCTTGAAAACCCTAAAAAAACAAAGAAACAATTTGTACGTTTGGAGATTGATATCTTGTCGAACTGCGAAGAAGCTTATAATTATAATTACACCTCATTCCGCATGAAATGTTCCGATGGAAGCATTGTAATGACCTCTGTTCATTTAGATATTTCACGGGTACCTGATCAAAAAACCGAAATTCACGAATTGGCCAAAGGGCAAACCTTAACTACCGCTTTATATTTTGAAGTTCCTGAAACCGAAACAGTAAATTCACTCTCTTTTATTGTGAATGGATATGATGCTGCCGGTGTGGGCATAGCTATGGAATTAAAATTAGTAAAATAA